One stretch of Gadus macrocephalus chromosome 12, ASM3116895v1 DNA includes these proteins:
- the nppc gene encoding C-type natriuretic peptide: MNVLHLVACGLVITLLSVRTGAKPITQAQQKSLKNLLGEELAEFMESEERERRLENVRSRLRILRDLRMDTRARGMWARLLNDQPPPRRNKSGTKKAGSTARSGCFGHKMDRIGTISGMGC, translated from the exons atGAACGTGTTGCATTTGGTGGCTTGTGGACTTGTTATCACCCTACTTTCAGTCAGGACGGGGGCGAAACCCATCACACAGGCGCAACAAAAG AGTCTAAAAAATTTACTGGGCGAGGAGCTGGCGGAGTTTATGGAGTCGGAGGAGCGGGAGAGGAGACTGGAGAACGTGCGCTCTCGGTTACGCATACTACGGGACCTGCGCATGGACACGCGTGCCCGAGGGATGTGGGCGCGCCTCCTGAACGACCAGCCCCCCCCAAGGAGAAACAAGTCGGGCACCAAGAAAGCGGGCTCCACGGCCCGGAGCGGCTGCTTCGGACACAAGATGGACAGGATAGGCACCATCAGCGGCATGGGCTGCTAG